Proteins from a genomic interval of Trichoderma breve strain T069 chromosome 2, whole genome shotgun sequence:
- a CDS encoding ATP synthase (E/31 kDa) subunit domain-containing protein, whose amino-acid sequence MSQHALSDAQVDNELRKMTAFIKQEAMEKAREIEIKANEEFEIEKSKLVRQETDSIDTQYEKKFKQATMSQQITRSTVANKTRLKVLGARQELLDNIFDEARNQLATGVKDKAKYQKTLNGLVLEGFYAMNEPELQLRAKKSDYDAVKKAIEEAAKEYKKEAGQDVTATIDEANPLDDGIAGGVIILGGKGKIDIDNTLEARLQLLEHAAAPAVRENLFGKNPNRKYYD is encoded by the exons ATGTCGCAACACGCCTTATCCGATGCTCAG GTCGACAATGAGCTCCGCAAGATGACGGCCTTCATCAAGCAGGAAGCCATGGAAAAGGCCCGCGAGatcgagatcaaggccaacgagGAGTTCGAGATCGAAAAGTCAAAGCTCGTCCGCCAGGAGACCGACTCCATCGACACCCAGTACGAGAAGAAGTTCAAGCAAGCCACCATGTCCCAGCAAATCACCCGGTCGACCGTCGCCAACAAGACACGGCTCAAGGTCCTCGGCGCCCGCCAGGAGCTGCTCGACAACATCTTCGACGAGGCCCGGAACCAGCTGGCCACGGgcgtcaaggacaaggccaagtACCAGAAGACGCTCAACGGCCTCGTGCTCGAGGGCTTCTACGCCATGAACGAGCCCGAACTGCAGCTCCGTGCCAAGAAGTCCGATTACGACGCTgtcaagaaggccattgaggaGGCAGCCAAGGAGtacaagaaggaggctggCCAGGACGTCACGGCGACAATTGACGAGGCCAACCCCCTGGACGACGGAAT TGCCGGCGGTGTCATCATCCTGGGCGGAAAGGGAAAGATTGACATTGACAACACCCTAGAGGCCCGGCTGCAGTTGCTGGAGCACGCCGCGGCGCCGGCCGTGCGAGAGAACCTGTTCGGAAAGAACCCCAACCGCAAATACTACGACTAG
- a CDS encoding ctr copper transporter family domain-containing protein, which yields MSGMDMDMGGMDMGDSSSGSNSTTMTMLMAMVFQTDIHTPLYANSWTPSQAGTYAGTCIFLIALTVIARLLVAFRIRQERIWSDKDAQRRYVVVNGKEPVSERLSRDPDAKSMNMMLSENGVEEKVFVVQRKHSSVQPWRFSVDPVRAAMDTVIVGVGYLLMLAVMTMNVGYFMSVLGGTFLGSLLVGRYCPLPSH from the exons ATGTCTGGCATGGATATGGACATGGGCGGCATGGACATGGGCGATTCGTCGAGCGGCTCCAACTCTAccacgatgacgatgctcaTGGCCATGGTCTTCCAAACCGACATCCACACGCCCCTCTACGCAAACTCGTGGACGCCCAGCCAAGCCGGCACCTACGCCGGCACCtgcatcttcctcatcgcccTTACCGTCATCGCCCGGCTGCTGGTGGCTTTTAGAATCCGTCAAGAGCGCATCTGGTCCGACAAGGACGCCCAGCGGCGCTACGTCGtcgtcaatggcaaggagCCCGTGTCGGAGCGCCTGTCGAGAGACCCCGATGCCAAGAGCATGAACATGATGCTCTCGGAGAACGGTGTCGAGGAGAAGGTGTTTGTCGTGCAGAGGAAGCACTCTTCAGTTCAGCCATGGCGATTCAGCGTTGATCCCGTCCGCGCTGCCATGGATACTGTCATTGTTGGTGTTGGATACCTCCT CATGTTGGCTGTCATGACCATGAATGTCGGATATTTCATGTCTGTCCTTGGTGGAACATTCCTAGGGagcctcctcgtcggccGCTATTGCCCCCTTCCCTCCCACTAA
- a CDS encoding SRF-type transcription factor (DNA-binding and dimerization domain) domain-containing protein, with protein MADITDQHDQTSPTELDDAHSVGNGNANEGRGVKRPRPAADDDDDDDEKGGRERRKIEIKFISDKSRRHITFSKRKAGIMKKAYELSVLTGTQVLLLVVSETGLVYTFTTPKLQPLVTKAEGKNLIQACLNAPEPTTGSENGVDGGDQVDSPEEPPSHLPPQGGRPGMPQNPHMGPGGYMPPNMPMDPQQALAYQSYVQRNQGYGSGMPPQPGMPPSSHHQS; from the exons ATGGCCGACATCACCGACCAGCACGACCAGACGTCGCCCACGGAGCTCGACGACGCGCACTCGGTGGGCAATGGCAACGCGAACGAGGGCCGCGGCGTCAAGCGACCGCGCCCAGctgccgacgacgacgacgacgatgacgagaaggGCGGCCGCGAGCGTCGCAAGATTGAGATCAAGTTCATCAGCGACAAGTCTCGCCGCCACATCACCTTTTCCAAGCGCAAGGCcggcatcatgaagaag GCGTACGAATTGTCCGTCTTGACAGGCACCCAGGTTCTGCTGCTGGTCGTGTCTGAGACGGGACTGGTTTACACCTTCACCACGCCCAAGCTTCAGCCGCTCGTCACCAAAGCTGAGGGCAAGAATTTGATTCAG GCATGCCTCAACGCACCTGAGCCCACGACGGGCAGCGAAAACGGTGTCGACGGCGGTGACCAGGTCGATTCTCCTGAGGAGCCTCCCAGCCATCTCCCACCACAGGGCGGCCGTCCAGGCATGCCTCAAAACCCGCACATGGGCCCCGGAGGCTATATGCCCCCAAATATGCCCATGGATCCCCAGCAGGCTCTGGCCTACCAGAGCTATGTGCAGCGCAACCAAGGTTACGGCTCTGGCATGCCTCCACAGCCAGGCATGCCCCCCAGCTCTCATCATCAGTCATGA
- a CDS encoding magnesium transporter NIPA domain-containing protein produces the protein MGPIGNISPGGSIALGILVGLISTSVQSLGLTLQRKSHILEDEKGPHDVRRPPYRRRRWQLGMAMFVIANILGSSIQISTLPLPVLSTLQAAGLVFNSICATLILSEPFTRWSLCGTLLVSSGAVLIAIFGAIPSPAHELDELLELLARKPFIVWMILQALFVVSFAIVTDVVSSLSSLSHNARFRLIRGISYGVISGDLSAHSLLFAKSAVELLIKTIGGKNQFLRWQSWAIVLGLVSLALCQLYYLHRGLKLVSTSVLYPLVFCVYNIIAILDGLIYFNQTSLISTGDACLITLGTVILLSGVLALSWRLSDEQHAPAVGQSSLAPGLGLVDDTEGEEESLMGPEATVEIDEELPSTTYQTFPVMHGDTTPLTPTRKKSLGWIERAEIWGELQDQDEPTSPMRSTTFPTRTESSPLLPRIGRAMSGVSVTGQAGPSADVSPRKFTRRRRKSTGFPGLVARRNLRRDSAFSETLGGILSLNWLRRNSSRASVGSGNRNESNSPHQNYRDEPEAGSDGRANDSNV, from the exons ATGGGGCCTATTGGGAACATCTCCCCGGGAGGGAGCATAGCT CTAGGAATCCTCGTTGGCCTGATCTCGACTAGTGTTCAAAGTCTAGGCCTCACCTTGCAGCGAAAATCACATATAttggaagacgaaaagggGCCGCACGATGTTCGTCGCCCACCATatcggaggaggaggtggcagttgggcatggccatgtttgtCATTGCGAATATCCTAGGGAGCAGCATCCAGATCTCGACGCTGCCGCTGCCCGTCCTATCGACCCTCCAGGCTGCGGGCTTGGTGTTCAATTCAATATGCGCGACGCTCATCCTCAGCGAGCCCTTTACGCGATGGTCGCTCTGCGGCACTCTGCTCGTCAGCAGCGGCGCGGTTTTaattgccatctttggcgccatcccatctccagcccacGAGCTGGATGAACTGTTGGAGCTACTGGCCCGAAAGCCCTTTATCGTCTGGATGATATTGCAGGCACTGTTTGTCGTGTCATTTGCGATTGTTACGGATGTTGTcagcagcctctccagcCTGTCTCACAATGCCAGATTCCGCCTAATCCGTGGCATAAGCTACGGTGTCATCAGCGGAGACCTCTCAGCACACTCATTACTCTTTGCGAAATCCGCCGTTGAGCTTCTCATCAAGACGATAGGCGGCAAGAACCAGTTCCTTCGCTGGCAATCCTGGGCCATTGTCTTGGGACTCGTTTCTCTAGCACTCTGCCAGCTGTACTATCTCCACCGTGGCTTGAAGCTGGTTTCTACATCTGTCCTATACCCACTTGTTTTCTGCGTATACAACATCATTGCCATCCTCGATGGTCTAATTTATTTCAACCAGACGAGCCTCATCTCAACGGGCGACGCCTGTCTCATTACCTTGGGGACAGTCATTCTTCTTTCGGGAGTTCTAGCGCTATCATGGCGGCTGAGCGACGAGCAGCACGCCCCTGCAGTCGGTCAGTCCTCGTTAGCCCCTGGCTTAGGGCTCGTTGACGATActgaaggcgaagaagaatcaCTAATGGGCCCAGAAGCCACagttgagattgacgaaGAGCTACCTTCCACGACGTACCAGACATTCCCCGTAATGCACGGTGACACCACTCCGCTGACGCCGACGCGCAAGAAGAGTTTGGGTTGGATAGAGCGAGCTGAAATCTGGGGGGAGTTGCAAGACCAGGATGAACCTACCTCGCCAATGCGCTCGACCACGTTCCCAACAAGGACCGAATCATCGCCACTGTTGCCCCGAATCGGGAGGGCAATGAGTGGCGTCAGCGTTACAGGTCAGGCAGGCCCAAGCGCAGATGTTTCACCTCGAAAATTCACCCGCCGGCGGAGGAAGAGCACGGGGTTCCCCGGGTTGGTTGCGCGTCGTAATCTTCGCAGGGACTCTGCATTTTCAGAAACACTGGGTGGCATACTCTCACTAAACTGGCTGAGacgcaacagcagccgtgCCTCAGTGGGCAGTGGTAATAGAAACGAAAGCAACTCTCCGCATCAAAATTATAGAGACGAGCCAGAAGCGGGTTCGGATGGCAGGGCCAACGACTCAAATGTATGA
- a CDS encoding zinc-finger double domain-containing protein: MESVHQPPSSFSSRRPATGALPTFSLPPPQSEVPRASEGLSPGLSSVHTSSSQGSQAPNTMQQYTYNAGHVHGNWPTPGNPSYGVNSATGQQTAPMQTAGGPSYTVNAANGTQHPLGTAAYAPRSLYPQPYGTQRSPQSPTAPGEASYEHHPFQSSNGQESHSSLPSGSITQAPSMSNAPAHAEPYGHSRSSISGPSYGSSSTAQPQPGFSYATQHSPNSHSPTGAAPLPRGLGQHPLPSMAPPGPYRSYQTYQAPMSTMGGPVMSNIHQPGSSLSMIPGIVPGGYGGAPAMMYPHAQPQAQPERPFKCDQCVQSFSRNHDLKRHKRIHLAVKPFPCTYCAKSFSRKDALKRHRLVKGCENKSHETSAENPSASDEGVQRNGEAG, translated from the exons ATGGAATCGGTTCATCAACCGCCGTCAAGTTTTTCGTCCCGACGACCGGCAACTGGCGCTTTGCCtaccttttctctccccccgCCACAGTCAGAGGTTCCAA GAGCCAGCGAAGGCCTGAGCCCAGGTTTGTCGAGTGTCCACACAAGCAGTTCGCAAGGTTCTCAAGCCCCAAACACCATGCAGCAATATACATACAACGCCGGCCACGTCCACGGAAATTGGCCAACACCCGGCAACCCCTCTTACGGCGTCAACTCAGCTACGGGCCAGCAAACCGCCCCGATGCAGACCGCTGGCGGACCGTCATATACCGTTAATGCTGCCAACGGAACCCAGCATCCTCTGGGAACGGCGGCCTACGCCCCGCGATCCCTCTATCCCCAGCCCTACGGCACTCAGCGAAGTCCCCAGTCCCCCACAGCCCCAGGGGAAGCGTCCTATGAGCATCATCCCTTTCAGTCTTCCAATGGCCAGGAGAGCCACTCTAGTTTACCGTCAGGGAGCATCACACAAGCGCCGTCCATGTCCAATGCTCCAGCCCATGCTGAGCCGTACGGGCACAGTCGATCTTCTATCAGCGGACCCAGCTACGGCTCTTCGTCGACtgcccagccccagcctgGCTTCTCCTACGCAACCCAGCACTCGCCGAACAGCCACTCGCCCACGGGAGCGGCACCGCTTCCACGGGGTTTGGGCCAGCACCCACTCCCGTCCATGGCGCCCCCCGGCCCCTATCGCTCCTATCAGACTTACCAGGCACCGATGTCAACAATGGGCGGGCCCGTCATGTCCAACATTCACCAGCCTGGCAGCTCACTCTCGATGATTCCCGGAATAGTTCCTGGAGGGTACGGGGGGGCCCCGGCCATGATGTACCCACACGCACAACCACAGGCACAGCCTGAACGGCCATTTAAGTGTGATCAATGCGTTCAGTCGTTTAGCCGTAATCACGATTTGAAACGTCACAAGCGCATTCACCTTGCCGTCAAGCCATTCCCGTGTACTTATTGTGCCAAGAGCTTTTCACGAAAGGACGCTCTAAAG AGACACCGATTGGTCAAGGGCTGCGAAAACAAGAGCCACGAGACTTCTGCCGAGAACCCCAGTGCTTCAGACGAAGGGGTCCAGCGAAATGGAGAGGCCGGTTAA